One stretch of Cygnus olor isolate bCygOlo1 chromosome 1, bCygOlo1.pri.v2, whole genome shotgun sequence DNA includes these proteins:
- the MAP6 gene encoding microtubule-associated protein 6: MAWPCITRACCIARFWNQLDKADIAVPLVFTKYSEATEQQQHPQHPQHPLQQQQQQPQPVVPAPPQRPSVPIATQPGADAAAAAAGGGGGGEAAPGSARPGPAPHASPPADSVMRHDYKPWKVQRPEPSCKPKSEYQPSDAPFEKETQYQKDFRAWPIPKRGDHPWIPKAGPSPVLGPERASPEKPAQEKRRKKEEDPEAEEEHPKAGAGREKGRQKGEEPGGQQAEAGRGRAAADALNRQIKEEVVAAGVSSSYRNEFRPWIDVKPVKAIKAKAQYKPPEEKMTHETSYSAQFKGETSKPAPADNKFLERRRIRTLYSEPYKEPPKVEKPSVKPSKPKKTTTSHKPLKKAKDKQIASGRAAKKKSAETSNTAKPEDKEKSKEMNNKLAEAKETPEKNPGATDQEPSTLVQDQCT; encoded by the exons ATGGCGTGGCCCTGCATCACCCGCGCCTGCTGCATCGCCCGCTTCTGGAACCAGCTGGACAAGGCGGACATCGCCGTGCCCTTGGTCTTCACCAAATACTCGGAGGCcaccgagcagcagcagcatcctcagcatccccagcaccccctgcagcagcagcagcagcagccccagcccgtgGTCCCCGCTCCCCCCCAGCGCCCCTCCGTCCCCATCGCCACCCAGCCCGGTGccgatgctgctgctgctgctgcgggaggaggaggcggtggggAAGCGGCtcccggctcggcacggcccggcccggccccgcacgCTTCTCCCCCCGCCGATTCGGTGATGCGGCACGACTACAAACCCTGGAAGGTGCAGCGGCCGGAGCCCAGCTGCAAGCCCAAGAGCGAGTACCAGCCTTCGGATGCGCCCTTCGAGAAGGAGACGCAGTACCAGAAGGATTTCCGCGCCTGGCCCATCCCCAAAAGGGGGGATCACCCGTGGATCCCAAAAGCGGGACCCTCGCCGGTCCTCGGTCCGGAGCGAGCATCCCCGGAGAAGCCGGctcaggagaagaggaggaagaaggaggaagaccCCGAGGCCGAGGAAGAGCATCCCAAAgccggggccgggagggagAAGGGCCGGCAGAAGGGCGAGGAGCCCGGGGGGCAGCAGGCGGAggcgggcaggggcagggcggCTGCCGATGCCCTCAACAGGCAGatcaaggaggaggtggtggcggCGGGGGTCAGCTCGTCCTACAG aaatgaGTTCAGACCATGGATAGACGTCAAGCCTGTGAAAGCTATAAAAGCCAAGGCCCAGTACAAGCCGCCGGAGGAGAAAATGACCCACGAAACCAGTTACAGCGCTCAATTCAAGGGGGAAACCAGTAAGCCTGCTCCAGCTGATAACAAATTCCTGGAGCGCAGAAGGATACGCACTCTCTACAGTGAACCTTACAAAGAACCTCCAAAG GTGGAAAAGCCTAGCGTAAAGCCTTCCAAACCAAAAAAGACCACAACAAGCCATAAACCCCTGAAAAAGGCCAAAGACAAGCAGATTGCATCGGGCCGGGCTGCCAAGAAAAAGAGCGCCGAGACCTCCAACACAGCAAAACCAGAGGACAAGGAGAAAAGTAAAGAGATGAACAATAAACTGGCTGAGGCGAAAGA